Within bacterium, the genomic segment CCGCCGGAGGAGAACGCCGTCATCGCCGAGCCCGACCTGCCGGTTCTCGACGACTTGCCCATTGCGAGCGCGGCGCCGCCGCCCGCCGACGCGACGCCGGCGCACCCGGAAGCCGCAGCGACGAGCGCCGAACCGGCAGCGGCGGCGACGCCGCCGCCCGTCGAAACGCTGAGTCCCGAGCCGAGTGCGCCGCTCTTCTACGTGCAGATCTTCGCGAGCACGAGCCGACAGAGCGCGGAGGAGCACGCGCTGGAGGCCGACGCTCGCCTCGAGCAGCCAGTGCGCATTCTCTGGCTGGATGCGTTCTACAAGGTGCTCGTGGGGGGCTACACCAATCGCAACGAGGCGGTGGCGTTGCGCCGCGCGCTGGCGGAGCAGGGCTACAAGGATGCCTGGATCTTCGAACGCTGAGCGGCGGCCGCATGCCTGAACTGCGCAGGGACCCGGTCGTCGGCCGCTGGGTGATCATCGCCAGCGAGCGCGGCAAGCGGCCGATGGACTTCCCCCATCGCGCGGCGGGACCGCGCGGCGGCTTCTGTCCCTTCTGCCCGGGCAATGAGGACAAGACGCCGCCGGAGATCTTCGCCGTGCGTCCCGCTGGCCCACCCAATGCGCCGGGCTGGCAAGTGCGGGTCGTGCCCAACAAGTTCCCCGCGCTGGTCATCGAGGGCGAGCTGAAGCGCCGCGGCGTCGGCCTCTACGACGTCGTCGACGGCATCGGCGCCCACGAGGTGATCATCGACTCGCCGGAACACGCGCGCAGCTTCGCCGACCTGAGCGTCGCGCACATCGCCCAGGTCCTCGAAGCCTACCGCGTGCGCCAGCTCGACCTGGCGGGCGATCAGCGCTTTCGCTACATCCTCGTCTTCAAGAACCACGGCGAGGACGCCGGCGCCAGCCTCGAGCACTCGCACACCCAGCTCATTGCAACGCCGATCATCCCCAAGCGCGTGGTCGAGGAGCTGGAGGGCACGCGCCGCCACTTCGAGCTCAAGGAGCGCTGCATCTTCTGCGACATCATCGACCAGGAGCGCTTCGACGGTCGGCGCATCATCATGGAGAGCGAGCACTTCCTGACGATCTCGCCCTTTGCCGCGCGCTTTCCCTTCGAGACCTGGATCCTGCCCAAGCGCCACGAGCCGCACTTCCACCGGCTGAGCGAGGCGGCGCGCCTGGCCCTGGCACCTGGCCGGTGTGCTGAGCTCGCTGCTGCGCAAGCTCAACCTCGCGCTGGACCAGCCGCCCTATAACTACGTGCTGCACACCGCGCCGATCAACACGGGCGGCGAGTGGCACTTCCACTGGCACCTCGAGCTGATGCCGAAGCTCACCAAGGTCGCCGGCTTCGAGTGGGGGAGCGGCTTCTACATCAATCCGACGCCCCCCGAGGATGCCGCCGAGTATCTGCGCCGTCTGGAACTGGCGCCGGCGCGGACGGACTAGGTCGGCCGGTGGAGGCGCGACTGCGCATCGCCTTCCTGGCGGCCGAGGCTCTGCCCTACGCGAAGGCGGGCGGGCTCGGCGACGTCGCGGGTGCCCTGCCGCGCGCGCTCGCGGCCAGGGGCCAGGAGCTGCGCCTGATCCTGCCCTTTCACCGGGCGGTGCGCGCCGCGGCGCCCACGCTCGCCGCCGCGGGAGCGGGAAGGATCCCCTTTCAGCCCGCTGGCGCTCCGGCCGCCTACCGGGCCTGGCTGATCGACAGCGCGCCGGGCCTGCGCGTGATCGCAATCGACATCCCGGCCTACTTCGAGCGCGAGGGCATCTACACCGATCCGCGCACCGGCAAGGGTCACGCGGACGATGGCGAGCGCTTCCTCGCCTTCACGCTGGCGGCGCTGGACTGGCTGGCCGGCCAGGGCGAGCCGGTCGACCTGCTCCACGCGAACGATTTCCACACCGGCCTCGCGCCGCTGCTCGCGCGGCGGCACTGGGGCGGCAACAGCGTCCTGGGCGGAGCGGCGACCGTCTTCAGCATCCACAATCTCGCCTATCAGGGGCTCTTCCCACTGCCCCTGCTGGGGCGCGCCGGTCTGGCGCCGCACGAGGCGGCCAGCGGCAGTCCCTGGGAGTTCTGGGGTCGCCTGAACTGCCTGAAGGCGGGGATCCTCGGCGCCGACCTGGCGTCGACGGTGAGCCCGCGCTACGCCGAGGAGATCGGCAGCGGACCCGAGTACGGCCACGGGCTGGAGGGCGTGCTCGCCGGCCGGCGGCCGCCGGTGGTCGGCATCCTCAACGGGATCGACGCCGAGGCCTGGTCGCCGGAGCGCGACCCGCATCTGCCGGTTCGCTACGGCCCCGAGTCTGCCGCGGAGGGCAAGGCCGCGAACAAGTCCGCCCTGCAAGCCGAGCTCGGCCTCGAGCCGAGCCCCGACCTGGCCCTCTTCGGGATCGTCTCCCGCCTCGTGCACCAGAAGGGCTTCGATCTCCTCGCCCCCGTCGCCGATGCGCTGCTCGCCCTGCCCATCCAGCTGGCCGTTCTCGGCACCGGCAGCCCCGAGATCGTGGCCGTACTTGAAGCGATGGCAAGGCGCTGCCCGGAACGCCTCCGGCTGGTTCCGCGCTTCGACGAAGGCCTTGCCCACCGCATCGAGGCCGGGGCCGACTTCTTCCTCATGCCCAGCCGCTATGAGCCCTGCGGCCTGAATCAGCTCTACAGCCTGCGCTACGGCACCTTGCCCGTGGTCCGCGAGACCGGCGGGCTGGCCGACACCGTGATCGATCTCGACGCCGAGCCGGAGCAGGGGCGGGGCTGTGATCGATCTCGACGCCGAGCCGGAGCAGGGGCGGGGCTTCGTCTTCCGGGAAGCGTCGCCGGCCGCTCTCCTGGACGCGGTGACCCGGGCCTCGGCGTTCTTCGCGCGGCCCGCGGCGCTGGCCACGGCGCGCCGGCGCGTCATGGCCCTGGACTTCAGCTGGGAGCGGAGCGCCGGCGACTACCTGCTGCTCTACGCGGCGGCCCGGTCGGCGCGGCGCGGCGCCGAGGCCGAGGTGGCGCAGCGACTCGCGGCGATCGAGGTCAACCAGGCCCGGGATTCCCGGCCGCGTCCCGGCCAGGACCCTTGACAGTGCAAGGGCGTTGGCCTATTCATAGGGCGTCCTGGGCGGGAATAGCTCAGTTGGTAGAGCACAACCTTGCCAAGGTTGGGGTCGCGAGTTCGAGTCTCGTTTCCCGCTCCGCACGCGCCAGCACATAGCCTCCGGGAGGAGGAGTCTCGGATTCGCGGCGGCATAGCCAAGGGGCTAAGGCGACGGTCTGCAAAACCGTTATCCCCGGTTCGAATCCGGGTGCCGCCTCCGCATTTCCCGCCGGAGTGGCGAAATCGGTAGACGCAGGGGACTTAAAATCCCCCGGTGTAAGCCGTCCGGGTTCGAATCCCGGCTCCGGCATTCCGTCCGCGCCGCTCAGTCCACCGCGCGGAATCTCAGCCACAACGACCAGTTCGAGCCGGGTCTCGCTGCCCAGGCCACGCAGCAACTCGGCGCGCAGGCCGGTGAGTTCCGCCTCCGTCGGGGGGCGCCGCACGGCGAGCAGGAGGCCGATCTCTCCGGCGCGCTGCTGCCGCACCTGAAAGGCCTCCAGCCAATCGGCCCGGTAGAAGGGCTCGAAGTGGTTGAAGAAGGCGCCGTGCACGCGGCGGCCAGCGCCTGTGATGACGACGTCACGCACACGCCCCTCGACGGCAGCCAGCCGCTGCAGGCCGCGCCCGCAGGGGCAGGGCGCCGCCGCCAAGCTGCCGGCATCGCCGGGGGCGTAGCGCAGGAAGGGCATTGCGTAGTTCAGGAGATTGCTGCTGAGGATCTCGCCGGCGGCGCCGGCCGGGAGGGCGCGGTCCTCGCTGTCGACGATCTCGACGAAGGCGCCCTCCATGTTCAGATGGTAGCCGGCGTGCTCGAGGCACTCGAAGGCGAGGAGGCCGCCGTCGTTGTTGCCGTAGATGTCGTGCACGCAGCCGCCGGTGGCGGCCTCGATCTCGGCGCGCCAGGCGGCCGGGAGCAGCTCGCTCGTCGTGAAGAAGTGGCGGACGGCGATTCGGCGCCCACGCTGCGCGAGGTGGCGGGCGAAGAGACGCAGGCTGCTCGGATAGGCATAGAGCAGGGGCAGGCGAGCGCCCGCGAGCAGATCGGCGTAGCGGTCGAGGATCTCCTCGCTGAGGTGGTAGCTCGGCAGGTGCAGGGCGCCGTTCAGCCAGAGGTAGACGCGCTGGCGCAGGTCCACGCGCTCGGGCGCACGAGCGCGCCGCCGGCGAGGGCGGCCCAGCGGTCGCCGGGGACGAAACCGCTGAGTGCCCAGGCCCGCCAGATGAAGGCCCAGTGGTGGCCGTGGCTCCGCCGATCGATCCAGAAGCGGAGCGGCACTCCCGTCGACCCGCTCGTGGCCTTCGTCCGCGGCTGGAAGCGTCGCCAGTCGTCGGCGAGCATCGCCGCGCCCTCGCGGCGGATGATCTCCTTCGTCAGTCGCGGCAGGAGGGCCAGATCCGCGGGCTCCCGGAAGTCCTCGGGCTCCAGGCCGCGATCGCGGAACAGGCGCCGGTAGTAGGGGACCTGGCGGGCGGCGTGGGCGATGAGGGCGCGCAGCGCCTCCCACTGCAGCTCCTGCAGGGCATCCGGCGAGTCCCACTGGGAGGCCATGACGCCCGGGTAGAGGCGCAGGGCCTCGGTGCGGCGAAAGCGGTCGACGAGCCGGACACCCAGGCGGCCGGGCGTCCACGGCGGAGCTGTCACGGAGCCCTCCCCCTGTGGCGGCCGCAGCGTAGCCGCGGCAGCGGGGGCTGGCAAGCCCGCTCTGACAGGCTGGCTGCGCGAGCCAGAAGGCAGGGTGGCCATGATGGCAGACTATCGGACACGGTGTCCTTGCCCGCCGCCGGCCTCCGCCGGCTGGGCGGCGGTGTGCGGACACATCTCCTTGACGATTCATCAGATACGCGGCCGGTCCGGTCCCCGGGCAGCTGGCACGCATCTTCCCATAGCGGCCGCAGCTGGAGACCCCAAGGGTAAGGAGAAGCCATGGGCAAGATCATCGGCATCGACCTCGGAACCACCAATTTTCGAGAAGCCATGGGCAAGATCATCGGCATCGACCTCGGAACCACCAATTCCTGCGTCTCGGTCATCGAGGGCGGCGCGCCCAAGGTGATCCCCAACAGCGAGGGGCACCGCACCACGCCGAGCGTCGTCGCCATCACGGAGGACGGGGAGCGCTTGGTCGGGCAGCTCGCGAAGCGGCAGGCGGTCACCAACCCAACGAACACGGTCTACTCGGTCAAGCGCTTCATGGGCCGCAAGTACGGCGAGGTCGGGCAGGAGATCAAGGAGGTGCCCTACCAGGTTCGCAAGGGACCGAACGGCGACGCCCGCATCATGATGGGGGGCAAGGAGTACTCGCCACCGGAGATCAGCGCCCTGATCCTGCGCGAACTCAAGCGCACCGCCGAGGAGTACCTCGGCGAGCCGGTGACCGAGGCCGTCATCACCGTGCCGGCCTACTTCAACGACAGCCAGCGGCAGGCGACGAAGGACGCCGGCAAGATCGCCGGCCTCGATGTGAAGCGCATCATCAACGAGCCGACGGCAGCCAGCCTGGCCTACGGCGAGGACAAGAAGCAGCAGGACCAGACGATCGCTGTCTACGACCTCGGCGGCGGCACCTTCGACATCTCGATCCTCGAGCTGGGCGACGGCGTCTTCGAGGTGAAATCGACCAA encodes:
- a CDS encoding SPOR domain-containing protein, which codes for MRKHALVLLAAALLAAACSPKPSLQNDPWLELPPAAETPVAASDTLVYDLLAEEPPPPPEENAVIAEPDLPVLDDLPIASAAPPPADATPAHPEAAATSAEPAAAATPPPVETLSPEPSAPLFYVQIFASTSRQSAEEHALEADARLEQPVRILWLDAFYKVLVGGYTNRNEAVALRRALAEQGYKDAWIFER